In Lepus europaeus isolate LE1 chromosome 8, mLepTim1.pri, whole genome shotgun sequence, a single genomic region encodes these proteins:
- the LOC133765815 gene encoding tripartite motif-containing protein 60-like: MALSRGLALPTTSVRDSVEFETALADLQVESGCPICLDYLKDPVTLICGHNFCYSCLSFSWKDLDDCFPCPVCRFCFPERNLRKNPQLRNLIEVAQLLQIRRSKRKRQEERPVCEKHNQFLTLFCVKDLEILCTQCSFSTKHRKHYICPIKKAAAYHRKILKCSIEPMKNNVERVGKVIALQCRKSVALRKRVKRRKQEIHCEFVQSRLFLQHEQEVILRQLRDEEMNILAKLHENIVTFSGHVSTLKHLLRDVEGQYMKPDLELLTHVKSIHHRYQNLKHPELFTFSLKKYGFRLPVQYSGLDRIIKQFQVNVILDLNTAHPHLLISENRKAVQYGRTKQNVCYHPKRFYLCPAVLGANQFSSGRYYWEVEVGNKPKWTLGICQGCLPRNWRNQPSVRDGFWAIGRCTKSGCVALGPRRTQLLPVAGPRRIGIFLDYELGEVSFYDMSDKSLLCTFQDSFTEAVWPYFCVGTDSEPLKILPVPDHER; encoded by the coding sequence ATGGCCTTGTCACGAGGTCTCGCCTTACCCACCACCTCTGTTCGTGACTCAGTGGAGTTTGAGACAGCACTGGCAGACCTCCAGGTGGAATCTGGCTGTCCTATCTGTCTGGATTATTTGAAAGATCCAGTGACACTCATCTGTGGGCACAACTTCTGTTACTCCTGCCTCAGTTTTTCCTGGAAGGATCTAGATGATTGTTTTCCTTGCCCTGTCTGCCGATTTTGCTTTCCAGAAAGGAACCTCAGGAAGAACCCCCAGCTCCGTAATTTGATTGAAGTTGCTCAGCTTCTTCAGATCAGAAGGAGCaagagaaagaggcaggaagaaaggcCTGTGTGTGAAAAGCACAATCAATTTCTGACCCTTTTCTGTGTGAAGGACCTAGAGATTTTATGTACACAGTGCAGTTTCTCTACCAAACACCGCAAGCACTACATTTGCCCCATTAAGAAAGCTGCTGCTTACCACAGGAAAATCCTAAAATGTAGCATTGAGCCCATGAAGAATAATGTGGAACGAGTTGGAAAGGTGATAGCCCTGCAGTGCAGGAAATCTGTGGCACTGAGGAAGAGGGTAAAACGCAGGAAACAGGAAATACACTGTGAATTTGTGCAAAGCAGGCTGTTTCTACAGCATGAGCAAGAGGTTATTCTGAGACAGTTACGAGATGAAGAGATGAACATTTTAGCCAAACTTCATGAAAACATTGTAACATTTTCAGGGCATGTTTCTACATTAAAACACCTGCTGAGGGATGTGGAGGGCCAGTATATGAAGCCAGACTTGGAATTACTCACCCATGTCAAGAGTATCCACCACAGATATCAAAACCTAAAACACCCTGAACTCTTCACATTCAGTTTAAAGAAGTATGGTTTTAGGCTTCCTGTGCAGTATTCTGGCTTAGACAGAATTATTAAGCAATTTCAAGTAAATGTGATTCTAGATCTCAACACAGCACACCCTCATCTTCTTATCTCTGAGAACAGAAAAGCTGTGCAATATGGAAGAACAAAGCAAAATGTTTGCTATCACCCAAAGAGATTTTATCTGTGCCCTGCTGTCCTGGGTGCTAACCAGTTTAGTTCTGGAAGATATTactgggaggtggaggtgggaaaCAAACCTAAATGGACATTGGGTATATGTCAAGGCTGTCTTCCTAGGAATTGGCGGAATCAGCCCTCAGTCCGAGATGGCTTCTGGGCAATTGGGCGATGCACTAAGAGTGGATGTGTTGCCTTGGGTCCCAGGAGAACCCAGCTTCTGCCAGTAGCAGGGCCCAGGAGAATTGGTATTTTCCTAGATTATGAATTGGGTGAGGTTTCCTTTTATGATATGAGTGACAAGTCTCTTCTCTGTACTTTTCAAGATTCTTTTACTGAAGCTGTTTGGCCATATTTCTGTGTTGGAACAGATTCTGAACCTCTTAAAATCTTACCAGTTCCAGATCATGAAAGATAA